Sequence from the Streptomyces sp. NBC_00358 genome:
CCGGTGTTCCGGCCACGCGGCGCGAGACACCGGTGGGTGCAGCGGGCCTCAAATCGCCCTGGACGTCGTCGTGTTGAGGGCAACCTCTGTTGGTTCTCCACAGGCATGGCACACTGCACGCATACTTCGGCGCGTGGGGAGGCGTGGCGTGAGTGAGCGGCGACCGGCACCCACCGTGGGACAGGTGGTTCTGGGGCGACGGCTGCAGGAACTGCGCGAGGCCGCTGGTCTGAAGCGGGAGGAGGCGGCGCTCGTCCTGCGGGTCGCGCCGGCGACCGTACGGCGGATGGAGATGGCCGAGGTCGCACTCAAGATCCCTTACGTACAGGTGCTGCTGACGACGTACGGGGTGGCCGACGACGAGTCCGACGTCTTCGTGGCGCTGGCCGAGGAGGCGAACGAGCCGGGCTGGTGGCAGCGGTACCACGACGTGCTGCCGGACTGGTTCAGCATGCACGTCAGCCTGGAGGGTGCCGCGCGGCTGATCCGTTCGTACGAGCCGCACTTCGTGCCGGGGCTGCTGCAGACCGAGGAGTACGCGCGGGCCGTGCTGGAGGCCGGAACGGTCGGGCAAACGGGCCCCGAGGCCATCGACCGGCATGTGGCGCTGCGCATGAAGCGGCAGGCGCTGCTCACCCGCGAGAACCCTCCGCATCTCTGGGTGATCATGGACGAGACGGCGCTGCTGCGTCCGGTGAGCACCCGGGCCGAGGTCATGCGCGAGCAGATGGACCGGCTCCTCGAATGGATCGAGCTCGACCATGTCACCCTGCAGGTGGCGGAGTTCGCGGCAGGCCCGCACCCGGGGACGTACACGTCCTTCGCCCTGTTCCGCTTCGCCGAACGGGAACTGCCGGACATCGTGTACAGCGAGTACGTGACCGGCGCCCTCTATCTCGACGCGCGCGAGGAGGTGGCCCTGCACCTGGAGGTGCTGGACCACATGTCGGCCCACGCCGCCTCCGCCCAGCGCACCAAGGAAGTCCTCCAGGAGTTCCGCGAGCGCTACTGAGCGGGCGCGGGTCCCGCTCGGCGGGACGGCGGGTCCCGCTCGGCGAGCGGCGACGGGCGGGGGCAGGACCCCGCTCGGCGACCGGCGCCCGGCGACCGGCGACCGGCGGGGGCGGGTCCCGCTCGGCGAGGGGCCCTACGCCTAGGCCGCCCCGTCCTTCGGGTTCCCCTCGCGTTCCTCGTCCACGATCTCCGC
This genomic interval carries:
- a CDS encoding helix-turn-helix domain-containing protein, whose product is MSERRPAPTVGQVVLGRRLQELREAAGLKREEAALVLRVAPATVRRMEMAEVALKIPYVQVLLTTYGVADDESDVFVALAEEANEPGWWQRYHDVLPDWFSMHVSLEGAARLIRSYEPHFVPGLLQTEEYARAVLEAGTVGQTGPEAIDRHVALRMKRQALLTRENPPHLWVIMDETALLRPVSTRAEVMREQMDRLLEWIELDHVTLQVAEFAAGPHPGTYTSFALFRFAERELPDIVYSEYVTGALYLDAREEVALHLEVLDHMSAHAASAQRTKEVLQEFRERY